A DNA window from Acidobacteriota bacterium contains the following coding sequences:
- a CDS encoding carboxypeptidase-like regulatory domain-containing protein produces MHIKFKLLLLSVALLTLVARTTVPVMAQNPTGSISGLVKDQQGAVITNGNVTVTNKATGAARTTNTGGDGIYAVENLPAGDYEVKIEAEGFATNNISVVVQVGSLSTVNATLRAGTKAEVVDVVAEAPIIDKLNYKIDGVVNRMQVENLPLNGRNFLQLALLEPGVGVTSVDNPGSSPNNFFRVSIAGASQALTRISVDGATINDRVTGGTSQNFSQESVQEFQISTFQFDLSTSTTSVGSVNVVSRSGSNAFHGSAFMYYRDHNLGAYPLLKRDARTKDPFFARRQMGGSLGGPIKKDRAFFFFNGEYNNQDSVLLVSNNHPIWSKFDGAFPQPLTFKQTNLKIDFKVNDKHNAFVRFSTDNNHNFNGDGGTMPSYWVPTRNVSTQALGGVTSVFTGNVVNDFRYSYSFYSGRLRIPDSQDCPDPVACIGLGGPQTFTTLAPQFIIGNNVNVPQNRVLRTYQMTDTLNWQKGSHRLRFGGEWEHFYGVGKWAFLEPSLNVPYDPLHLLAIVAGVVASPTTPAAVKAAVAGLYNNLPASIRLNATGTGPLNDTVPTLFEIQQLPLYQFFTGIGEAGQPQPFNLKTASHNNRIRGFFADQWRVSSRFTLNYGIAYSVETNILNHDLDRPPILSALLGGNLKAPHRDKNNWDPSVGFAWDVKGDGKTVIRGGAGVYHDANLFWTRLNERAYTGPAGNGRLILPSSFYGLDFSVFNNPANPFDQKTLLGRILTNTVLTVNGLNAILPGLRAATLAGLGNGKDLSVRGVELIKTTGNKDFGGIFDPDTVSPLAYNVSVGVQRELASNLVVSADFVMRRSLHFGGLHNTLIVDENRFDRFINGVRTPVIPLCVGAQAADPKAICSSGPIAVSHSAANFRYTGLHVKVDKRFSSHYLFVASYALSKFTGYNNVPGASSNGPFSIDDFKVGEDYQASDRRHRLTFSGFVDLPAYKGDNKFTRGALNGWQFGLIMPIVSSPPLSNVISNTDLDGDGINSLILPGGTLYGFGTRYGADELRLLVNQYNATIAGKPTGRPGQIAPLITLPAKIDNGDTFISQDVRLTRNIGIGERVKLQLIGEGFNILNISNLAGYSGVLNGANFGTATTRAGGTFGTGGPRSFQFAARLQF; encoded by the coding sequence ATGCACATTAAGTTCAAACTCTTGCTGCTGAGTGTCGCGTTGTTGACGCTAGTAGCACGTACAACCGTCCCTGTCATGGCGCAAAACCCAACGGGTTCGATCAGCGGCTTGGTCAAGGACCAACAGGGCGCCGTGATTACAAACGGCAACGTCACGGTCACCAATAAGGCCACGGGCGCTGCCAGAACAACCAACACCGGCGGCGATGGTATCTACGCAGTTGAGAACCTTCCGGCCGGTGACTATGAAGTAAAGATAGAAGCTGAGGGCTTCGCCACTAATAACATCTCAGTGGTCGTTCAGGTCGGCAGTCTCAGCACGGTGAACGCCACGTTGCGCGCCGGCACTAAAGCCGAGGTCGTTGATGTGGTGGCCGAAGCCCCGATCATCGACAAACTGAACTATAAGATTGACGGCGTGGTTAACCGCATGCAGGTTGAAAACCTGCCGCTAAACGGGCGCAACTTCCTACAACTTGCCTTGCTCGAACCGGGCGTGGGCGTCACGTCGGTCGATAATCCGGGGTCTTCGCCGAACAACTTCTTCCGCGTCTCCATCGCCGGCGCTTCGCAAGCCCTGACGCGCATCTCGGTTGACGGCGCGACGATCAATGACCGAGTCACCGGAGGGACCTCGCAGAACTTCTCGCAGGAGTCGGTGCAGGAGTTCCAGATCTCGACCTTCCAATTCGATCTTTCTACGAGCACAACCAGCGTCGGTTCGGTCAACGTCGTTTCGCGCAGCGGCTCAAACGCCTTTCACGGATCGGCCTTCATGTACTATCGGGATCACAACCTCGGGGCCTACCCGCTGCTGAAACGTGATGCGCGCACTAAGGATCCGTTCTTCGCGCGGCGGCAGATGGGCGGCAGCCTCGGCGGCCCGATCAAGAAGGACCGGGCATTCTTCTTCTTCAACGGGGAGTATAACAACCAGGACAGCGTACTGCTGGTGAGCAACAACCACCCGATCTGGTCGAAGTTTGATGGCGCGTTCCCGCAGCCGCTCACCTTCAAACAGACTAACCTCAAAATCGATTTCAAGGTGAATGATAAGCACAACGCCTTTGTGCGATTCAGCACGGACAACAATCACAACTTCAACGGCGACGGCGGCACCATGCCTTCGTACTGGGTTCCGACCCGCAACGTCTCGACCCAGGCGCTCGGCGGCGTGACCTCGGTGTTCACAGGGAATGTGGTCAACGACTTCCGCTACTCCTACAGCTTCTACAGCGGACGGCTGAGAATTCCCGACAGCCAGGATTGCCCCGACCCGGTGGCCTGCATCGGTCTGGGGGGGCCGCAGACCTTCACCACCCTGGCGCCTCAATTCATCATCGGCAACAACGTCAACGTGCCTCAAAACCGCGTGTTGCGCACCTATCAGATGACCGACACGTTGAATTGGCAGAAGGGCTCGCACCGGCTGCGCTTCGGCGGCGAGTGGGAGCATTTCTACGGCGTCGGAAAGTGGGCGTTTTTGGAGCCGTCGCTGAACGTGCCTTACGACCCGCTTCACCTGTTGGCAATAGTCGCGGGCGTCGTAGCGAGCCCGACGACGCCCGCCGCGGTTAAAGCGGCGGTGGCGGGGTTGTACAACAACTTGCCGGCCAGCATAAGGCTAAACGCGACTGGCACGGGGCCGCTGAATGATACCGTGCCGACCTTGTTTGAGATTCAGCAACTCCCCCTCTACCAATTCTTCACCGGCATCGGCGAAGCGGGCCAGCCGCAGCCTTTCAACCTGAAGACTGCGTCGCACAACAACCGCATCCGCGGGTTCTTCGCCGATCAATGGCGTGTCTCCTCGCGCTTCACGCTGAATTACGGGATCGCTTACTCGGTCGAGACCAACATTCTCAATCACGACCTCGACCGTCCGCCGATTCTGTCAGCGTTGCTGGGCGGCAATCTGAAAGCGCCGCACCGTGACAAGAACAATTGGGATCCAAGTGTAGGCTTTGCGTGGGACGTGAAGGGCGATGGCAAGACGGTGATTCGCGGCGGCGCGGGCGTCTATCACGACGCGAACCTCTTCTGGACGCGGCTGAACGAACGGGCCTACACGGGGCCGGCGGGCAACGGACGCTTGATCCTTCCCTCCTCGTTCTACGGGCTTGATTTCAGCGTGTTCAATAACCCAGCCAACCCCTTCGATCAAAAGACGCTCCTTGGAAGGATTCTAACCAACACTGTCCTCACCGTAAACGGCCTCAATGCGATCCTCCCGGGGTTGCGTGCCGCGACGCTGGCGGGGTTGGGCAACGGGAAAGACCTCTCGGTTCGCGGCGTCGAACTAATCAAGACGACCGGCAATAAGGACTTCGGCGGTATCTTCGACCCCGATACGGTGAGTCCCCTCGCTTATAACGTCAGCGTCGGCGTTCAACGTGAGCTGGCGTCGAATTTGGTTGTATCGGCTGACTTCGTGATGCGGCGCTCGCTCCATTTCGGCGGATTGCACAACACGCTGATCGTCGATGAGAACCGCTTCGACCGGTTCATCAACGGCGTGCGGACGCCGGTCATCCCCCTCTGTGTTGGCGCCCAGGCCGCGGACCCGAAGGCGATCTGCTCGTCCGGGCCGATTGCCGTCTCGCACAGCGCAGCCAACTTCCGCTACACGGGGCTGCACGTCAAGGTGGACAAGCGGTTCAGTTCACACTATCTCTTCGTCGCCTCCTACGCGCTGTCGAAGTTCACCGGCTACAACAATGTCCCGGGAGCAAGCTCCAACGGCCCGTTCAGCATTGACGATTTCAAAGTGGGCGAGGACTATCAAGCTTCCGATCGACGCCACCGCCTCACCTTCAGCGGGTTCGTCGATCTGCCGGCTTACAAAGGCGACAACAAATTCACGCGTGGGGCTTTGAATGGCTGGCAGTTCGGTCTGATCATGCCGATAGTCAGCTCGCCGCCGCTCTCCAACGTGATCAGCAACACGGATCTCGACGGCGACGGGATTAACTCCCTAATCCTGCCGGGCGGGACGCTCTACGGCTTTGGCACGCGGTACGGCGCGGACGAGT
- a CDS encoding acyl-CoA dehydrogenase family protein has product MDELYSKENLHYRDLARTIAEQHVKPVAAELDRSGEYPWSVIKALQEQGLMGVWIPKDYGGAGAGLLNLCIVVEEISRKCGGIGCTYVVNALGSLPIVLAGTEEQKKKYLPDIASGKKLIAFCLSEKDAGSDAGSLKTHAERDGDDYVINGDKKWTTNGAAASIYSVFATVNPERGTRGVTAFIVERDTPGFELGKREDLMGIRCVPVNETRFRNCRVPASELLGGAEGRGFKHAMMTLDVARPFVAAQGLGIAQGALDLALEYTKNRQQFGQSIASFQGIQFMLADMATQVEAARHLVYTAARAVDAGVKDVSKISAMCKVFATDTAMKVATDAVQLFGGYGYCRDYPIEKYMRDAKITQIYEGTNQIQRMVIGRALIREGASS; this is encoded by the coding sequence GTGGACGAGCTCTACAGCAAGGAAAACTTGCACTACCGCGACCTTGCGCGCACGATCGCCGAGCAGCATGTTAAGCCCGTCGCCGCCGAGCTCGACCGTTCTGGCGAGTATCCCTGGAGCGTAATCAAGGCTCTTCAAGAACAGGGATTGATGGGCGTATGGATACCAAAGGACTACGGCGGAGCGGGCGCGGGCCTACTCAACCTCTGCATCGTAGTCGAGGAGATATCTCGCAAGTGCGGGGGCATCGGTTGCACTTACGTCGTCAACGCACTCGGCTCGCTGCCGATCGTCCTCGCTGGAACCGAAGAGCAAAAGAAGAAGTACCTGCCCGACATAGCTTCGGGCAAGAAGCTAATCGCCTTCTGTCTCTCGGAAAAAGACGCGGGCTCTGACGCTGGAAGTCTGAAGACTCACGCTGAACGCGACGGCGACGACTATGTGATCAACGGCGACAAGAAGTGGACCACCAACGGAGCGGCAGCAAGCATCTACAGTGTCTTTGCTACCGTGAATCCCGAGCGCGGCACTCGTGGTGTGACCGCTTTCATAGTCGAGCGCGACACGCCGGGGTTTGAGCTGGGCAAGCGCGAAGATTTGATGGGAATACGCTGCGTGCCGGTGAACGAGACGCGCTTTCGAAACTGCCGCGTGCCCGCTTCTGAACTGCTGGGCGGCGCCGAAGGCCGCGGCTTCAAACACGCGATGATGACCCTTGACGTCGCGCGGCCATTCGTCGCTGCGCAAGGATTGGGCATCGCACAAGGCGCGCTCGATCTGGCGCTCGAGTATACGAAGAATCGGCAACAGTTCGGACAGTCGATCGCTTCATTCCAGGGGATTCAGTTCATGCTCGCCGACATGGCCACACAGGTAGAAGCGGCGCGCCATCTGGTATACACCGCAGCGCGAGCGGTTGACGCCGGCGTAAAGGACGTTTCGAAGATATCGGCGATGTGCAAGGTGTTCGCAACAGATACCGCGATGAAAGTGGCGACGGATGCGGTGCAGTTGTTCGGCGGGTACGGCTACTGCAGAGACTACCCGATCGAAAAGTACATGCGCGATGCGAAGATCACTCAGATCTATGAAGGTACGAATCAGATTCAGCGAATGGTTATCGGCCGCGCGCTGATCCGCGAAGGCGCGTCAAGCTAG
- a CDS encoding quinol:electron acceptor oxidoreductase subunit ActD: MAETRVEVFDTRAEAVAALRELQREGVPSSSITVMSSEPLHLETTDGPKTRIGGFAIAGGLLGAAFAILLTVWTSRRVGLVTGGMPIVSMWAFGIIVFELTALGAILATLGRMIFEAGLLRRSPPTGHGEAVANGKIVIAIDQTE, translated from the coding sequence ATGGCTGAAACCAGGGTCGAAGTGTTTGACACTCGTGCTGAAGCGGTCGCCGCGCTTCGCGAGCTTCAGCGTGAGGGCGTGCCGAGTTCGTCGATCACCGTTATGTCATCGGAGCCTTTGCATCTTGAGACTACCGATGGACCGAAGACGCGCATCGGGGGATTTGCGATTGCGGGCGGCTTGCTCGGAGCGGCCTTCGCGATCCTGCTGACCGTCTGGACATCGAGGCGCGTTGGTCTTGTGACGGGCGGAATGCCGATCGTGTCAATGTGGGCTTTCGGAATAATCGTGTTCGAGTTGACGGCGTTGGGCGCGATACTCGCGACGCTGGGACGGATGATTTTTGAAGCGGGTTTACTGAGGCGATCTCCGCCGACCGGTCACGGCGAGGCCGTCGCCAACGGGAAGATCGTTATCGCCATCGATCAAACAGAATAA
- the nrfD gene encoding NrfD/PsrC family molybdoenzyme membrane anchor subunit, producing MANRPTYAKINYDLLGPVNKPSRGWYATVAISGLLVLAAVVALGYQFSRGLGVWGINRPVFWALDITNFVFWIGISHAGTLISAILRVTGAEWRRPVTRCAEAITVFALMIGALFPIIHLGRPQFFYWLVPYPNERGLWPNFRSPLAWDFFAINTYLLGSIIYLYLPLIPDLALLRDKSRGLWRRFYGALSLGWRGTELQWDRLERAVRVMAVVIIPVAVSVHTIVSWDFAMTIRPMWHSTMFGPYFVAGAIFSGIAALIIAMAVIRRVFHLEAYLRPVHFNNLGLLLLTMSLIWFYFTFGEYLTTWYGNLPEEMTVFHSKVSGVYSPLFWGTVICCFVIPAPLLAIKRFRTIKGTVIASALIVVGMWFERFLIIVPTLAQPKLTFNWGTYSPTWVELTLTAGTFGYFVLLYSIFARLFPIIAVWEYKEGLPLGEHGEATIVSSPEVGFEKA from the coding sequence TTGGCCAATAGACCAACATACGCGAAGATCAACTACGATCTGCTCGGGCCGGTTAACAAGCCCAGCCGAGGGTGGTATGCGACAGTAGCCATAAGCGGGCTACTCGTGCTTGCCGCGGTCGTTGCGCTGGGCTATCAGTTCTCGCGCGGCTTGGGGGTTTGGGGTATCAACCGGCCGGTCTTCTGGGCGCTCGATATTACCAACTTCGTTTTCTGGATCGGCATCTCGCACGCGGGAACATTGATCTCGGCGATCCTGCGAGTCACCGGGGCTGAGTGGCGAAGACCGGTCACTCGATGCGCAGAAGCAATCACGGTATTCGCTCTGATGATCGGCGCGTTGTTTCCGATCATCCATCTCGGCCGCCCGCAGTTCTTCTACTGGCTGGTGCCCTATCCTAACGAGCGAGGTCTGTGGCCGAATTTCCGCTCGCCGCTCGCTTGGGACTTCTTCGCCATCAACACCTACCTGCTTGGCTCGATCATCTACTTGTATCTGCCGCTGATTCCTGATCTCGCCTTGTTGAGAGACAAATCGCGCGGGCTGTGGCGGCGCTTCTACGGGGCGTTAAGTCTCGGATGGCGAGGAACGGAGCTTCAGTGGGACCGGCTCGAACGTGCTGTGCGAGTGATGGCAGTCGTGATCATTCCGGTAGCCGTTTCTGTACACACGATCGTCTCTTGGGATTTCGCGATGACGATTCGCCCGATGTGGCACTCGACGATGTTCGGGCCTTACTTCGTCGCGGGTGCGATCTTCTCAGGCATCGCCGCGCTGATTATCGCGATGGCGGTGATCAGGCGAGTGTTTCATCTCGAAGCCTATCTTCGCCCGGTTCACTTCAATAATCTTGGGCTGTTGCTGTTGACCATGAGCCTGATCTGGTTCTACTTCACCTTCGGCGAGTACCTGACGACGTGGTACGGAAACTTGCCCGAAGAGATGACGGTGTTTCACTCGAAGGTGAGCGGCGTGTATTCGCCGCTCTTCTGGGGAACGGTCATTTGCTGCTTCGTGATTCCGGCGCCGCTGCTTGCGATCAAGCGATTCAGGACGATCAAGGGAACGGTGATCGCGTCCGCGCTGATCGTGGTTGGAATGTGGTTCGAGCGATTCTTGATCATCGTACCTACGCTGGCGCAGCCGAAGTTGACTTTCAACTGGGGGACGTACAGCCCGACCTGGGTCGAGCTGACATTGACGGCGGGTACGTTTGGCTACTTCGTCTTGCTGTACTCGATTTTCGCAAGGCTGTTTCCTATCATCGCGGTGTGGGAATACAAAGAGGGGTTGCCGCTGGGCGAGCACGGTGAAGCGACAATTGTTAGTTCGCCTGAAGTTGGATTCGAGAAAGCGTGA
- a CDS encoding carboxypeptidase-like regulatory domain-containing protein, with product MILKLARRSANMPSPSVEACRALSALCSLLLMLAAFIETGQSQVLPARRKDASNQQAQKRADSISGRVTDESGQPFPNVVVYVRPVNGRSEEDLEVATDDEGGFQVNGLPAKASVVWCYAVGYVQDNKGGSSGYHVTGDFVTLRLRKGGAITGAVTDSFGAPMVKAKVVAIRVRDSQSRAVRFTHEWDNVKQGETDDRGIYRIYGLASGSYLLKVNHIVVYQDQDLSNEIPIYYPSSGRDDAQEVRVSLGQEVSGINISYRSEPGHTISGKCYGAADDKSPGGYYLKLINAKSGVIQDSSWKGYEANSSFAFHGVPDGDYYLIAQKSFNDPYAASQPRSITVRGADATGLELTLLWFGSIAGHIVMEVSPKAKRKPECKPAREASVEETVVNALRNDKATPKDLLALFFDSITSGAPDEKGDFIVTGLPPGQYRLKMKLINEDLYARAVTMPKTGRQPGNAARNDIALKSGEHVKGVIINVAEGAASIRGRVAASDEKAKLPARLRAHLVPFERENAGNAERFAETDTESDGAFAFANIAPDRYWLLVRPIADNEKQEATWPVAWDVAGRAALRREAEAANIAVDLQPCERITNYLMRYRPSLTVTRPASGKTNQ from the coding sequence ATGATTTTGAAGCTCGCTCGCCGTAGCGCGAACATGCCTTCTCCCAGCGTTGAGGCTTGCCGCGCCCTGTCCGCATTGTGCTCGTTGCTATTGATGCTCGCGGCCTTCATAGAAACGGGGCAGTCGCAGGTCTTGCCTGCTCGAAGAAAAGACGCTTCAAATCAACAGGCTCAAAAACGCGCAGATTCGATAAGCGGGCGCGTTACGGATGAATCCGGTCAGCCATTTCCTAACGTCGTCGTTTATGTCAGGCCGGTCAATGGACGGAGTGAAGAAGACTTGGAGGTTGCCACCGATGACGAGGGCGGCTTTCAAGTGAACGGCTTGCCGGCAAAGGCCTCTGTTGTATGGTGCTACGCAGTAGGTTACGTCCAAGATAACAAAGGCGGATCGAGCGGCTATCACGTCACAGGCGACTTTGTCACACTCAGACTACGCAAAGGCGGAGCCATAACAGGCGCAGTTACAGATTCGTTTGGCGCGCCGATGGTAAAAGCGAAAGTAGTTGCCATTCGCGTGCGCGACTCACAAAGCCGTGCGGTGCGGTTCACCCACGAATGGGATAACGTTAAGCAAGGTGAAACAGATGATCGCGGCATCTACAGAATCTACGGTCTCGCATCGGGCTCTTACCTGCTGAAGGTAAATCATATCGTCGTATACCAGGATCAAGACCTCAGCAACGAGATTCCCATTTATTACCCTTCATCCGGGCGCGACGATGCGCAAGAAGTAAGAGTAAGTCTCGGCCAAGAAGTGAGCGGGATAAACATAAGCTATCGAAGCGAGCCGGGGCATACCATCAGCGGCAAGTGTTACGGCGCTGCGGATGACAAATCGCCCGGCGGATATTATTTGAAGCTCATAAACGCTAAGAGCGGCGTGATTCAGGACAGCAGTTGGAAAGGTTACGAAGCGAATAGCTCTTTCGCTTTTCATGGCGTGCCGGATGGAGACTATTATTTGATAGCTCAAAAAAGTTTCAACGACCCATACGCGGCCTCGCAACCACGGTCGATCACGGTTAGGGGGGCCGATGCGACCGGACTTGAACTCACGCTTCTTTGGTTTGGCTCGATTGCCGGGCATATCGTCATGGAAGTCTCGCCGAAAGCTAAGCGCAAACCGGAGTGCAAACCCGCGCGCGAAGCGTCGGTTGAAGAAACCGTCGTCAACGCCTTACGCAATGACAAAGCCACGCCCAAAGATCTCCTCGCCTTATTTTTCGATTCTATTACATCGGGCGCGCCCGACGAAAAGGGCGACTTCATTGTCACAGGCCTCCCTCCGGGGCAGTATCGCCTGAAAATGAAGCTAATCAACGAAGACCTCTATGCGCGCGCCGTGACAATGCCTAAGACCGGCAGACAGCCCGGTAATGCGGCGCGAAATGACATCGCGCTCAAATCGGGAGAGCACGTCAAGGGAGTAATCATCAACGTTGCGGAAGGCGCGGCCAGCATTCGTGGGCGAGTCGCCGCTTCGGATGAAAAAGCGAAATTGCCCGCACGGCTCCGCGCCCACCTTGTGCCTTTCGAGCGTGAGAACGCCGGCAATGCCGAGCGATTCGCTGAAACTGACACCGAGAGCGACGGCGCATTCGCTTTCGCAAATATCGCCCCGGATCGCTACTGGCTGCTTGTTCGCCCGATTGCTGACAATGAAAAACAGGAAGCGACCTGGCCGGTAGCGTGGGACGTGGCGGGCCGCGCTGCGCTTCGCCGCGAGGCAGAGGCTGCAAACATTGCGGTTGATTTGCAGCCCTGTGAGCGCATCACTAATTACCTGATGCGCTATCGGCCATCCCTTACGGTGACCAGGCCTGCATCCGGAAAGACAAACCAATAA
- a CDS encoding carboxypeptidase regulatory-like domain-containing protein, which produces MRARNRITIFIATILVAAIGPHAQSGAQDQKATCSVTGTVTLKGKPARGVKVMALQNGASDSGLVAIDFTDASGHYHLKGIRAGSCRITLDAPSFTTKDGEDDRDSLGKWLTLDEGENIEGIDLKIMPGGVIMGRAIEANGRPVIDGDVEIVPFKDGSYEEFSFSKASTDDRGVYRAYGLPPGRYRVGVANSPMSSNQVRFPRTYYPGVTDKSKAEMVEVAAGGEVTSIDIKVNRRPKVKTKTKTYAATGRLVDAQTGSPIPQENVFCEQKPNLEDNKSGDFEELFRDVKASDSKGEFRMDGLHPGKYKIQISDEGGSLWYGEGLAFEISNADVAGLEIKVYRSGSISGVVVLEGATDAAAVAKLSRLSITDGSRWVGEPLNKDGSFHLTGVTPGSRRLSIHPDNWSEDFQVIRIERDGVPLNKVEQTVEGIEVRRGEIEVGPGESVSGLRVVVACYKGVVRGQIKIEGGTLPKGASLNVSATPTNKPKQDGSWFNNRGLGPNASGGPTRGFGGIDARGRFVIDSLPPGEYEISLDVFLTPRKDDGSIKPSMTVTKIVSLTEGAEVEITLVLDLSKKPQEKRQ; this is translated from the coding sequence ATGCGCGCGCGCAATCGCATCACCATCTTCATCGCAACGATTCTTGTCGCAGCAATCGGCCCGCATGCTCAATCTGGCGCGCAAGATCAAAAAGCAACGTGCTCCGTCACGGGCACAGTCACCCTCAAGGGCAAGCCTGCGCGCGGCGTCAAGGTTATGGCGCTGCAAAATGGAGCATCTGATTCGGGGCTTGTGGCGATTGATTTCACTGACGCAAGCGGCCACTACCACTTGAAAGGCATTCGGGCAGGCAGTTGCAGGATCACTCTTGACGCGCCGTCCTTTACAACGAAAGACGGAGAAGACGACCGGGATTCGTTAGGCAAGTGGCTCACACTAGATGAAGGGGAAAACATCGAAGGCATTGACCTGAAGATCATGCCGGGCGGGGTCATCATGGGCCGCGCCATTGAAGCTAACGGGCGACCGGTCATTGATGGGGATGTAGAGATCGTTCCTTTCAAAGACGGCAGCTATGAGGAGTTTTCGTTTTCAAAAGCCAGCACAGATGATCGCGGAGTGTATCGCGCTTATGGATTGCCGCCGGGCCGCTACAGAGTGGGCGTAGCTAACAGTCCTATGAGTAGTAATCAAGTTAGGTTTCCGAGGACTTACTATCCCGGTGTCACCGATAAATCGAAGGCAGAAATGGTTGAAGTCGCGGCGGGCGGTGAGGTGACAAGCATTGATATAAAGGTCAACCGCCGCCCTAAAGTTAAGACGAAGACGAAGACCTATGCAGCAACCGGGCGCTTAGTTGATGCGCAAACCGGAAGCCCGATTCCTCAAGAGAATGTCTTTTGCGAGCAGAAACCTAATCTTGAAGATAACAAGAGCGGAGATTTCGAGGAATTGTTTCGTGATGTCAAGGCAAGTGATTCCAAAGGCGAGTTTCGTATGGACGGTCTTCATCCTGGAAAATACAAGATCCAAATAAGCGACGAAGGGGGTTCTCTGTGGTACGGCGAGGGATTAGCGTTTGAGATTTCAAACGCGGATGTTGCCGGACTGGAAATAAAAGTTTATCGCTCCGGGAGCATCAGCGGTGTTGTAGTCCTCGAAGGCGCAACCGATGCGGCGGCCGTCGCCAAGTTATCGCGCCTCAGCATCACTGATGGCTCGAGGTGGGTTGGCGAGCCCTTAAACAAAGACGGATCATTTCACCTCACAGGAGTTACGCCGGGCAGTCGTCGTTTAAGTATTCATCCAGACAATTGGAGCGAGGACTTCCAGGTTATCAGAATAGAGCGCGACGGAGTTCCGCTCAACAAAGTTGAGCAGACAGTGGAAGGGATTGAAGTCCGACGCGGCGAGATTGAAGTCGGACCCGGCGAGAGCGTTTCAGGCTTGCGCGTGGTAGTCGCTTGCTACAAAGGCGTTGTGCGCGGGCAAATCAAAATCGAGGGCGGCACGCTGCCTAAAGGCGCTAGCCTCAACGTGTCGGCCACTCCTACCAATAAGCCGAAACAAGATGGCTCCTGGTTCAACAACAGGGGACTGGGGCCGAATGCATCAGGCGGCCCGACGAGAGGGTTCGGGGGCATAGATGCGCGCGGGCGCTTTGTGATTGATAGTCTGCCACCAGGCGAGTATGAAATAAGCCTCGATGTCTTCCTCACCCCGCGAAAGGACGATGGCTCAATAAAGCCATCAATGACTGTCACAAAGATCGTTTCCTTAACTGAAGGGGCGGAGGTTGAAATAACGCTCGTGCTTGATTTGAGCAAGAAGCCGCAGGAGAAGCGACAATGA
- a CDS encoding 4Fe-4S dicluster domain-containing protein: MTEATKSNKPQWAMVIDLDRCTGCEACVVACRVENNIPTVGPEEAAKGRSINWIRIERYFEGEYPDVKVKFMPVLCQHCEEAPCEPVCPVYATYHTDEGLNAQVYNRCVGTRYCANNCPYTVRFFNFFDPKWDAPLEKALNPEVSVRTRGVMEKCTFCIQRIRKGEDKAKDEGREVRDGDVTPACVQTCQTKAMYFGNIADPESEVSRLAKSNRAIRLLEELGTKPRVIYLNKGD, translated from the coding sequence ATGACCGAAGCAACCAAATCAAACAAACCTCAGTGGGCGATGGTGATCGACCTCGACCGCTGCACCGGATGCGAAGCGTGCGTCGTCGCTTGCCGCGTCGAGAATAACATCCCCACCGTCGGACCCGAAGAAGCCGCGAAGGGACGCTCGATCAACTGGATTCGCATCGAACGCTACTTCGAAGGCGAATACCCCGACGTAAAGGTCAAGTTCATGCCGGTGCTCTGCCAGCATTGCGAGGAAGCGCCTTGTGAACCGGTGTGCCCGGTCTATGCGACTTATCACACCGACGAAGGCTTGAACGCGCAAGTTTACAACCGGTGTGTGGGTACTCGCTACTGCGCGAACAACTGCCCGTACACGGTGCGCTTCTTCAACTTCTTCGATCCGAAATGGGACGCGCCGCTCGAAAAAGCTCTGAACCCGGAAGTGTCAGTGCGCACGCGAGGCGTGATGGAGAAGTGTACGTTCTGCATCCAGCGCATTCGCAAGGGCGAAGACAAAGCGAAAGACGAAGGCCGCGAAGTGCGCGATGGTGACGTAACGCCGGCGTGTGTTCAGACTTGCCAGACGAAGGCAATGTACTTCGGCAACATCGCAGATCCGGAGAGTGAAGTATCGCGGCTTGCAAAGAGCAACCGCGCGATCCGATTGCTTGAAGAACTCGGCACGAAGCCGCGTGTGATCTATTTGAACAAAGGCGATTGA